The following proteins are co-located in the Deinococcus metallilatus genome:
- a CDS encoding MFS transporter, producing the protein MTHPPRLLKLPLAFLAAALTIELLDELVDGVTGAAWPLVRHDLSLSYLEVGLLLGLPALLANLVEPVLGVLADFGYRRALVLGGGLVFAASLALFAGAGGFWPLLAALGLFYPASGAFVSLTQAALMDAEPSRREQNMARWSLAGSVGNVVGPLLVGLALTLGLGWRPVYGWLAALTGVALVVAWRSPAALASQPAVPLEWRGTVRGLWAALRRGEVWQALLLLEAANLMLDVLRGFLALYFVDTVGTTPGMGGLAVAVFTGVGLVGDVLVLPLLERVPGVRYLRLSALVTAAVFPAFLLAPQVIAKLALLGLLGLLNAGWYAVLQARLYASLPERSGTVMALGSVAGMVGGAVPLLLGAVAERFGLETALWCLLAGPLALLVGLPRLRPG; encoded by the coding sequence GTGACGCACCCGCCACGTCTGCTGAAGTTGCCGCTCGCGTTTCTGGCCGCCGCGCTCACCATCGAACTGCTCGACGAACTGGTGGACGGGGTGACCGGGGCCGCCTGGCCTCTCGTCCGCCATGACCTCTCGCTCTCGTATCTGGAGGTGGGCCTGCTGCTGGGCCTGCCCGCCCTCCTCGCCAACCTCGTGGAGCCGGTCCTCGGCGTACTGGCGGACTTCGGGTATCGGCGTGCGCTCGTGCTCGGGGGCGGCCTGGTGTTCGCGGCCTCGCTGGCGCTGTTCGCCGGGGCGGGGGGCTTCTGGCCGCTGCTCGCCGCGCTGGGGCTGTTCTACCCGGCTTCGGGCGCGTTCGTCAGCCTTACCCAGGCCGCGTTGATGGACGCCGAGCCTTCGCGCCGTGAGCAGAACATGGCGCGCTGGTCGCTGGCCGGGTCGGTCGGCAACGTGGTCGGCCCGCTGCTGGTCGGCCTCGCCCTGACGCTGGGCCTGGGGTGGCGGCCCGTGTACGGATGGCTGGCCGCCTTGACCGGGGTGGCGTTGGTGGTGGCGTGGAGGTCGCCTGCGGCGCTGGCCTCCCAGCCTGCTGTGCCTCTGGAATGGCGGGGCACGGTGCGGGGCCTCTGGGCAGCCCTGCGCCGGGGCGAGGTCTGGCAGGCCCTCCTGCTGCTGGAGGCGGCGAACCTGATGCTGGACGTGCTGCGCGGCTTTCTCGCCCTGTATTTTGTGGATACGGTGGGGACGACGCCGGGGATGGGAGGCCTCGCGGTGGCGGTGTTTACCGGGGTGGGGCTGGTGGGGGACGTGCTGGTGCTGCCGCTGCTGGAGCGCGTGCCCGGCGTCCGGTACCTGCGCCTGAGCGCGCTGGTCACGGCGGCGGTGTTCCCGGCCTTCCTGCTCGCGCCGCAGGTGATCGCCAAGCTGGCCCTGCTGGGGCTGCTGGGCCTGCTGAACGCCGGGTGGTACGCCGTCTTGCAGGCGAGGCTGTATGCCAGCCTGCCCGAACGGAGCGGCACCGTGATGGCGCTGGGCAGCGTTGCAGGCATGGTGGGCGGAGCCGTGCCGCTACTGCTGGGCGCGGTCGCGGAGCGCTTCGGCCTGGAGACGGCCCTGTGGTGCCTGCTGGCCGGACCTCTGGCCCTGCTCGTTGGCCTGCCCCGGCTGCGGCCGGGCTGA
- a CDS encoding pyruvate, water dikinase regulatory protein, which yields MTPHARTVLIVSDHTGLTAENTARALLAHFPDQPLKYLQRPFVASVTAAQGVAREVAALADRGERPLIFTTITDAAVMRELEAAPARVFDLLGPGLGVLEEEFGVKAARSVGRYHDMHDQSGYLARMDALDFALATDDGLGDRQYGLADVILVGVSRAGKTPTSLFLALQHGIRASNYPLAEDDFERESLPIPLEPYRTKLHGLTIDPRRLHAIRTQRKPNSRYASLEQCEHEVRRAERLFQRAGIPVRDTTSASVEEIAAGILAQVRRG from the coding sequence ATGACCCCGCACGCCCGCACGGTTCTGATCGTCTCGGACCACACCGGCCTGACCGCCGAGAACACCGCCCGCGCGCTGCTGGCGCACTTTCCGGACCAGCCCCTGAAGTATCTCCAGCGGCCCTTCGTCGCCAGCGTGACCGCCGCGCAGGGGGTGGCCCGCGAGGTCGCGGCGCTGGCGGACCGGGGCGAGCGCCCCCTGATCTTCACCACGATCACCGACGCCGCCGTGATGCGCGAGCTGGAGGCGGCCCCCGCCCGCGTGTTCGACCTGCTCGGCCCCGGCCTCGGCGTGCTGGAGGAGGAATTCGGAGTCAAGGCTGCCCGCAGCGTGGGCCGCTACCACGACATGCACGACCAGAGCGGCTACCTCGCCCGCATGGACGCCCTGGACTTCGCCCTCGCCACCGACGACGGCCTGGGCGACCGCCAGTACGGGCTGGCGGACGTGATCCTGGTCGGCGTGAGCCGCGCCGGAAAGACGCCCACCAGCCTCTTCCTGGCCCTCCAGCACGGCATCCGGGCCAGCAACTATCCGCTCGCCGAGGACGACTTCGAGCGCGAGTCCTTGCCGATTCCCCTGGAACCCTACCGCACCAAGCTGCACGGCCTGACCATCGATCCCCGCCGCCTGCACGCCATCCGTACCCAGCGCAAGCCGAACAGCCGCTACGCCAGCCTGGAGCAGTGCGAACACGAGGTCCGCCGCGCCGAACGCCTCTTCCAGCGCGCGGGGATTCCCGTCCGCGACACCACCAGCGCCAGCGTGGAGGAGATCGCGGCGGGAATTCTGGCGCAGGTCCGGCGGGGGTGA
- the ppsA gene encoding phosphoenolpyruvate synthase encodes MDMIRWFQTLRMTDVEIVGGKNASIGEMIQGLAGAGVRVPGGFATTADAFRAFLAHNRIEEKINARLEALDVNDVVALAAAGKEIRGWVEEGELPAELEQAIRDAYAQMTQEAGGTEPDVAVRSSATAEDLPEASFAGQQETFLNVRGIDSVLHHVRLVFASLYNDRAISYRVHHGFAHAEVALSAGVQRMVRTDLGVSGVAFTLDTESGYRDAVLVTAAYGLGELVVQGAVNPDEYFVYKPALKAGKRAVLRRTLGSKARKMIYAEGGGVESVDVPEEERRRFCLSDEDLTELARQCVTIEDHYGRPMDIEWGKDGRDGLIYILQARPETVQSRAGRTLERFELQGKGEVLVEGRAVGNRIGAGTVRVIREVSEMDRVQDGDVLVADMTDPDWEPVMKRASAIVTNRGGRTCHAAIIARELGIPAVVGTGNATRELRSGDEVTVSCAEGDTGYVYQGKLPFRVNRVELDAMPEVGMKIMMNVASPDRAFSFAALPNEGVGLARVEFIISNVIGIHPRALLDYPDVPEDVKAQIEEKTAGYASPRDFFREKLAEGVASIAAAFAPKPVIVRLSDFKSNEYAHLIGGPAYEPQEENPMIGFRGASRYRSADFAAAFALECEAIREVRDEMGLTNVQVMIPFVRTVGEAQTINRILEQNGLKRGEAVSEGDEGLKVIMMCEVPSNAILADQFLEHFDGFSIGSNDLTQLTLALDRDSGLVADLFDEQNEAVLALMSQAIQAAKRQGKYVGICGQGPSDHPALAQWLMEQGIDSVSLNPDSVLSTWLHLAGEGAGEREAART; translated from the coding sequence ATGGACATGATTCGCTGGTTCCAGACACTAAGGATGACGGACGTGGAGATCGTGGGCGGCAAGAACGCCTCCATCGGCGAGATGATCCAGGGCCTCGCCGGGGCCGGGGTGCGGGTACCGGGAGGCTTCGCCACCACCGCCGACGCCTTCCGCGCCTTCCTCGCCCACAACCGGATCGAGGAAAAGATCAACGCCAGGCTCGAAGCCCTGGACGTGAACGATGTGGTGGCTCTGGCCGCCGCCGGGAAGGAGATTCGCGGCTGGGTCGAGGAAGGTGAACTGCCCGCCGAACTGGAACAGGCCATCCGGGATGCCTACGCGCAGATGACCCAGGAGGCCGGGGGCACCGAGCCCGACGTGGCCGTGCGTTCCAGCGCGACCGCCGAGGATCTGCCCGAAGCCTCCTTCGCCGGGCAGCAGGAAACCTTCCTGAACGTGCGGGGCATTGACAGCGTGCTGCACCACGTCCGCCTCGTCTTCGCTTCTCTCTACAACGACCGGGCGATCTCCTACCGGGTCCACCACGGCTTCGCCCACGCGGAAGTCGCGCTGTCGGCGGGCGTGCAGCGGATGGTCCGCACCGATCTGGGCGTGAGCGGCGTGGCTTTTACCCTGGATACCGAGAGCGGCTACCGGGACGCGGTGCTCGTCACGGCGGCCTACGGGCTGGGCGAACTGGTGGTGCAGGGGGCGGTCAACCCCGACGAATACTTCGTGTACAAACCTGCCCTGAAGGCCGGAAAACGCGCGGTGCTGCGGCGCACGCTGGGCAGCAAGGCCCGCAAGATGATCTACGCCGAGGGCGGCGGTGTGGAATCGGTGGACGTGCCCGAGGAGGAGCGTCGCCGCTTCTGCCTCTCGGACGAGGACCTGACCGAACTCGCCCGCCAGTGCGTGACCATTGAGGATCACTACGGCCGCCCGATGGATATCGAGTGGGGCAAGGACGGGCGCGACGGTCTGATCTACATCCTTCAGGCCCGGCCCGAAACGGTGCAGAGCCGCGCCGGGCGCACGCTGGAACGCTTCGAGCTGCAAGGCAAGGGCGAAGTGCTGGTCGAAGGCCGCGCGGTGGGCAACCGTATCGGCGCAGGGACGGTGCGGGTGATCCGTGAGGTCAGCGAGATGGACCGGGTGCAGGACGGCGACGTGCTGGTGGCCGACATGACCGATCCCGACTGGGAACCGGTGATGAAGCGCGCCTCCGCCATCGTGACCAACCGGGGCGGGCGCACCTGCCACGCGGCGATCATCGCGCGTGAGCTGGGCATCCCGGCGGTCGTGGGCACCGGCAACGCCACCCGCGAGTTGCGGAGCGGTGATGAGGTGACGGTCAGTTGCGCGGAAGGCGACACCGGGTACGTGTACCAGGGCAAGCTCCCCTTCCGCGTGAACCGGGTCGAACTGGACGCCATGCCGGAAGTCGGCATGAAGATCATGATGAACGTCGCCTCGCCCGACCGCGCCTTCTCCTTCGCGGCGCTGCCGAACGAGGGCGTGGGGCTGGCGCGCGTGGAGTTCATCATCTCGAACGTGATCGGCATTCACCCCCGCGCGCTGCTCGATTACCCCGACGTGCCCGAGGACGTGAAGGCGCAGATCGAGGAGAAGACCGCCGGGTACGCCTCGCCGCGCGACTTCTTCCGGGAGAAGCTGGCCGAGGGCGTGGCGAGCATCGCCGCCGCCTTCGCGCCCAAGCCGGTGATCGTGCGCCTCAGCGACTTCAAGAGCAACGAGTACGCGCACCTGATCGGCGGCCCCGCCTACGAGCCGCAGGAAGAGAACCCGATGATCGGCTTCCGGGGCGCTTCCCGCTACCGTTCCGCCGACTTCGCCGCCGCCTTCGCGCTGGAGTGCGAGGCGATCCGCGAGGTCCGCGACGAGATGGGCCTGACCAACGTGCAGGTGATGATTCCCTTCGTCCGCACCGTGGGCGAGGCGCAGACCATCAACCGGATTCTGGAACAGAACGGGCTGAAACGCGGCGAGGCTGTGTCTGAAGGGGATGAGGGCCTCAAGGTCATCATGATGTGCGAGGTGCCCTCGAACGCCATCCTGGCCGACCAGTTCCTCGAACACTTCGACGGCTTCTCCATCGGCAGCAACGACCTGACGCAGCTTACGCTGGCGCTGGACCGCGACTCGGGGCTGGTGGCCGACCTGTTCGACGAGCAGAACGAGGCCGTCCTCGCCTTGATGAGCCAGGCCATCCAAGCTGCCAAGCGCCAGGGCAAGTACGTGGGCATCTGCGGGCAGGGACCCTCCGACCACCCGGCCCTCGCCCAGTGGCTGATGGAGCAGGGCATCGACTCGGTCAGCCTCAACCCTGACAGCGTGCTGAGTACCTGGCTGCACCTGGCGGGTGAAGGCGCCGGGGAGAGGGAGGCGGCGCGGACCTAG
- a CDS encoding branched-chain amino acid ABC transporter substrate-binding protein: MALSALLLAGVANAATIKIATVSPLSGSLTPMGSEVKRGAELAVQEQAGAFKALGYDLVLAPYDDQASATLAPQIAKSVLADKSVLGVVGALNSSVSNVVAQAFAPARLTMISPASTNDQLTQNAWTHFNRVVAPDAAQGVAAAGYIADELKAASVFVISDNTAYGNGLTRALLDNLKKHKVPVAAYAGASTAAQIAEVVKRVKASGADMVYFGGTDDTGSQLVKALRAAGVTATFMGGDGLDSPSFLQRAGIAGAGVVYSTVFGPVSAFSNALDFNDRYQAAYKTKPSGVALYAYDATNALLAAIKAAATGNRALPTRAQVSAAVRKVNLPACFTADKSRCATITGAVAFSDTGERLNSRVLIMRFDDVLQPQVAKVQTVSAESLK; the protein is encoded by the coding sequence GTGGCCCTCTCCGCGCTGCTCCTGGCCGGGGTGGCGAATGCCGCGACCATCAAGATCGCCACGGTCAGTCCGCTGAGCGGCAGCCTGACGCCGATGGGCAGCGAGGTCAAACGCGGCGCCGAACTGGCCGTGCAGGAGCAGGCGGGGGCCTTCAAGGCGCTGGGCTATGACCTGGTCCTGGCGCCGTATGACGACCAGGCCTCGGCGACGCTGGCGCCGCAGATCGCCAAATCCGTCCTGGCGGACAAGAGCGTGCTGGGCGTGGTCGGTGCGCTGAACTCCAGCGTGTCGAACGTGGTGGCCCAGGCGTTTGCCCCGGCCAGGCTCACCATGATCTCGCCTGCCAGCACCAACGATCAGCTCACGCAGAATGCCTGGACGCACTTCAACCGGGTCGTCGCACCGGACGCCGCGCAGGGGGTGGCGGCGGCGGGCTACATCGCGGACGAACTGAAGGCCGCGTCGGTCTTCGTGATCTCCGACAACACGGCCTACGGCAACGGGCTGACCCGGGCCCTCCTCGACAATCTGAAGAAGCACAAGGTGCCGGTGGCCGCCTATGCGGGCGCGTCCACCGCCGCCCAGATTGCCGAGGTCGTGAAGCGGGTCAAGGCCAGCGGGGCCGACATGGTGTATTTCGGGGGAACGGACGACACCGGCTCGCAACTGGTGAAGGCGCTGCGGGCGGCGGGCGTCACCGCGACCTTCATGGGCGGGGACGGCCTCGATTCGCCCAGCTTCCTCCAGCGGGCCGGGATCGCGGGGGCAGGCGTCGTGTACAGCACGGTCTTCGGGCCGGTGAGTGCCTTTTCCAACGCGCTGGACTTCAATGACCGGTATCAGGCGGCCTACAAGACCAAGCCGAGCGGCGTGGCCCTCTATGCCTACGACGCGACGAACGCGCTGCTGGCCGCGATCAAGGCGGCGGCCACGGGCAACCGCGCGCTGCCGACCCGCGCCCAGGTCAGCGCCGCCGTCCGCAAGGTGAACCTCCCCGCCTGCTTCACGGCGGACAAGAGCCGCTGCGCGACCATCACGGGCGCCGTCGCCTTTTCGGACACCGGCGAGCGGCTGAACTCGCGGGTGCTGATCATGCGCTTCGACGACGTTCTCCAGCCGCAGGTCGCCAAAGTGCAGACAGTGAGTGCCGAGAGCCTGAAGTGA
- the dinB gene encoding DNA polymerase IV: MEERPRKIIHVDMDAFYASVEQRDDPRLRGQPVAVAWGGKRSVVLTASYEARPFGVRSAMPLYRALERCPELRVVEPRFEAYREVSAQVREVFLRYTPLVEPLSLDEAYLDVTAPLTGGPSATRIAGSIRAEIHARTGLTATAGVSVNKFLAKLASGLNKPDGLTLLLPEQADGLLASLPTADFHGIGPATARKLAACGIHTGADLRAAPPEQLTRLFGRIGEHFAWIARGQDDRPVEPDRAPVSIGAEETYADDLHTPEQVQAALPHLARNVERRLVRAGLAGRVVILKLKFDDRVTVTRRVSLPHAVWEAEALARVAARLVTRELILGRGVRLVGITVSGLGPPTEPPPRLFEQVD; this comes from the coding sequence GTGGAGGAGAGGCCGCGCAAGATCATTCACGTGGACATGGACGCCTTCTATGCGTCGGTGGAGCAGCGTGACGATCCCCGCCTGCGCGGGCAGCCCGTCGCGGTCGCCTGGGGCGGCAAGCGCAGCGTCGTTCTCACGGCGAGTTACGAGGCGCGGCCCTTCGGCGTGCGGAGTGCCATGCCCCTCTACCGCGCGCTGGAACGCTGCCCCGAATTGCGGGTCGTGGAACCGCGCTTCGAGGCCTACCGCGAGGTGAGCGCGCAGGTGCGCGAGGTCTTCTTGCGTTACACGCCGCTGGTCGAGCCGCTCTCCCTGGATGAGGCGTACCTGGACGTGACCGCACCCCTGACGGGCGGGCCGAGCGCGACCCGGATCGCCGGGAGCATCCGCGCCGAGATTCACGCGCGCACCGGCCTCACCGCGACGGCGGGCGTGAGCGTGAACAAGTTCCTCGCCAAGCTGGCGAGCGGCCTGAACAAACCCGACGGGCTGACCCTGCTGCTGCCCGAACAGGCGGACGGGCTGCTCGCCTCGCTGCCCACCGCCGACTTTCACGGCATCGGCCCGGCAACGGCACGCAAGCTCGCCGCGTGCGGCATTCACACCGGGGCCGACCTGCGCGCGGCACCGCCCGAGCAACTGACCCGGCTCTTCGGGCGGATCGGGGAGCATTTCGCCTGGATCGCCCGCGGCCAGGACGACCGGCCCGTGGAACCGGACCGTGCCCCCGTCAGCATCGGTGCGGAGGAAACCTACGCGGATGACCTTCACACGCCGGAGCAGGTGCAGGCGGCCTTGCCCCACCTGGCGCGGAACGTGGAGCGGCGGCTGGTGCGGGCGGGCCTGGCGGGGCGCGTGGTGATCCTGAAACTCAAGTTCGATGACCGGGTCACCGTGACGCGCCGCGTGTCCCTGCCCCATGCCGTGTGGGAGGCGGAGGCGCTGGCCCGTGTGGCCGCCCGCCTCGTCACCCGCGAACTGATCCTGGGGCGCGGCGTGCGGCTGGTCGGCATCACCGTTTCGGGCCTGGGACCGCCGACCGAGCCACCGCCCCGGCTGTTCGAGCAGGTGGACTGA
- a CDS encoding 23S rRNA (cytosine(2499)-C(5))-methyltransferase, giving the protein MPDLATTSPARPRLRLRVTAAAEAQLRGGHPWLYASSVREQNREGEAGELAVVYDRRDRFLALGLYDPHSPLRVRVLHVGFPVIVDETWWAARLDAALLRRAALFAPETDGYRVLNGESDGFPGAVVDRYADTLVLKLYTAAWFPHLPLLLELLAERFPGFRVVLRLSRNIVALAEEAGLRDGQTLAGDEPDGPVIFRESGLRFEADVVRGQKTGFFLDQRENRRRVEALAKGRRVLNAFSFSGGFSLYAARGGAREVVSLDISPHALASAERNFALNPGLTARHETVQADVFEWLAETKREFDLIILDPPSLARREAERVGAIRAYGKLAADGLRRLAPGGVLVSASCSAHVSADEFFEAVRGAARRSGRKWRELRTSRHAPDHHASFPEAEYLKAISLQLD; this is encoded by the coding sequence ATGCCCGACCTCGCGACGACTTCCCCTGCCCGCCCCCGCCTGCGCCTGCGTGTGACGGCGGCGGCGGAAGCGCAGTTGCGCGGCGGGCACCCCTGGCTGTACGCCTCCAGCGTGCGGGAGCAGAATCGCGAGGGAGAGGCGGGCGAACTGGCGGTGGTGTATGACCGCCGCGACCGCTTTCTGGCGCTGGGCCTGTACGACCCGCACTCCCCCCTGAGAGTACGGGTGCTGCACGTGGGGTTCCCCGTGATCGTGGACGAGACGTGGTGGGCGGCCCGTCTGGACGCGGCGCTGCTCCGGCGGGCCGCGCTCTTCGCCCCGGAGACGGACGGTTACCGGGTGCTGAACGGCGAATCGGACGGCTTCCCCGGCGCCGTGGTGGACCGCTACGCGGACACGCTGGTGCTGAAGCTCTACACGGCGGCCTGGTTCCCGCACCTGCCCCTGTTGCTGGAACTCCTGGCAGAACGCTTTCCGGGGTTCCGGGTGGTGCTGCGCCTCAGCCGCAACATCGTGGCGCTGGCAGAAGAGGCCGGTTTGCGTGATGGTCAGACGCTCGCGGGTGACGAGCCGGACGGCCCGGTCATCTTCCGCGAATCCGGCCTGCGCTTCGAGGCGGACGTGGTGCGCGGGCAGAAGACCGGCTTTTTCCTCGACCAGCGCGAGAACCGCCGCCGGGTGGAGGCGCTGGCGAAGGGGCGGCGGGTGCTGAATGCCTTTTCCTTCTCCGGGGGGTTCTCCCTGTACGCGGCGCGGGGCGGGGCGCGGGAGGTGGTGAGCCTCGACATCAGCCCACATGCTCTGGCGAGTGCCGAGCGGAACTTCGCGCTGAACCCCGGCCTCACCGCGCGGCACGAGACGGTGCAGGCGGACGTGTTCGAGTGGCTGGCGGAGACGAAGCGCGAGTTCGACCTGATCATCCTCGATCCGCCGTCCCTGGCGCGGCGCGAGGCAGAACGGGTGGGAGCCATTCGCGCCTACGGCAAGCTGGCGGCGGACGGCCTGCGCCGCCTGGCGCCCGGGGGCGTGCTGGTGAGCGCCTCGTGCAGTGCCCACGTCAGTGCCGACGAGTTCTTCGAGGCGGTGCGGGGTGCCGCGCGGCGCAGTGGCCGCAAATGGCGCGAACTGCGGACCAGCCGCCACGCCCCCGACCACCACGCGAGTTTCCCGGAAGCCGAGTATCTGAAGGCGATCTCCCTGCAACTGGACTGA
- a CDS encoding thiolase family protein — protein sequence MRDAVIVSAVRTPVGRGVKGTLANTRPDDLAALVLNEAVKRADVDPAIVEDVYLGCAIPEAEQGLNVARLAALRAGMPDSVGGVTINRFCSSGLQTIAMAAAAIQTGQADVMLAGGVESMSMVPMTGHNPSPNPDLVDERPGAYIGMGLTAENVAQKYGVSREDQDQFALRSHQKAAAARDGGRFKDEIVPVPVRKDTVKGTKLKSETVLFDTDELIRDDANLEDMAKVRPAFKTTGSVSAANSSPFSDGAAAVLIMSGEKAQELGVKPLAKFLGFAVAGVEPELMGIGPVKAIPKVLAQTGLTLDDIDLIELNEAFAAQSLAVIRELGLPEEKLNVNGGAIALGHPLGCSGAKLTTTAIHELRRRGGGKALITMCIGGGMGAAGVFEVYPEEEQGEQAAD from the coding sequence ATGCGTGACGCAGTCATCGTTTCCGCCGTCCGGACCCCCGTGGGGCGCGGCGTCAAAGGCACCCTCGCCAACACCCGCCCGGACGACCTCGCCGCCCTGGTGCTGAATGAGGCCGTGAAGCGCGCGGACGTGGACCCCGCCATCGTCGAGGACGTGTACCTCGGCTGCGCCATTCCCGAAGCCGAGCAGGGCCTCAACGTGGCGCGTCTGGCCGCGCTGCGAGCCGGGATGCCCGACAGCGTGGGCGGCGTGACCATCAACCGCTTCTGCTCCAGCGGTCTTCAGACCATCGCGATGGCCGCCGCCGCGATCCAGACCGGGCAGGCTGACGTGATGCTGGCCGGGGGCGTGGAGAGCATGAGCATGGTCCCCATGACCGGCCACAACCCCAGCCCCAACCCCGACTTGGTGGACGAGCGCCCCGGCGCCTACATCGGCATGGGCCTGACCGCCGAGAACGTGGCGCAGAAGTACGGCGTGAGCCGCGAGGATCAGGACCAGTTCGCCCTCCGCAGCCACCAGAAGGCGGCGGCAGCCCGCGACGGCGGCCGATTCAAGGACGAGATCGTCCCTGTGCCCGTCCGCAAGGACACCGTGAAGGGCACCAAGCTGAAGTCCGAGACGGTCCTCTTCGACACCGACGAACTGATCCGCGACGACGCCAACCTGGAGGACATGGCGAAGGTGCGCCCCGCCTTCAAGACCACCGGTTCGGTCAGCGCCGCCAACTCCAGCCCCTTCAGTGACGGCGCCGCCGCCGTTCTGATCATGAGCGGCGAGAAGGCGCAGGAACTCGGCGTGAAGCCGCTGGCGAAATTCCTGGGCTTCGCGGTGGCGGGTGTCGAACCCGAACTGATGGGCATTGGCCCAGTGAAGGCCATCCCGAAGGTGCTGGCCCAGACCGGCCTGACCCTCGACGACATCGACCTGATTGAACTGAACGAGGCCTTTGCCGCGCAGAGCCTCGCCGTGATCCGCGAACTCGGTCTGCCCGAGGAGAAGCTGAACGTGAACGGCGGCGCGATTGCTCTGGGGCACCCGCTGGGCTGCTCCGGCGCCAAGCTCACCACGACCGCCATCCACGAACTGCGCCGTCGTGGCGGCGGCAAGGCCCTGATCACCATGTGCATTGGCGGCGGCATGGGCGCGGCGGGCGTGTTCGAGGTGTACCCGGAGGAGGAGCAGGGAGAGCAGGCGGCGGACTGA
- a CDS encoding SMI1/KNR4 family protein has product MTDWAGIVTLSEQTTVNPPVRRDDLESLRNSINLPLPTAYKDFLKFSDGLELLSPVILSARQAIFKNQELRGEHWGELYLSFAGMFFFGEDADGDLFFFRILNNEVDEGVFVWRHEDDSRIRVSYTLEAFLEQYISGKYDAWSL; this is encoded by the coding sequence GTGACAGACTGGGCCGGTATTGTCACGCTGTCGGAACAAACGACGGTCAATCCTCCCGTCCGTAGGGATGATCTGGAGAGCCTTCGTAACTCCATCAATCTCCCACTTCCCACCGCTTACAAGGATTTCCTTAAGTTCTCAGACGGTCTGGAACTCTTGTCTCCAGTCATCTTGTCCGCTCGACAGGCCATCTTCAAAAATCAGGAACTCCGTGGAGAACACTGGGGGGAACTGTATCTGTCATTCGCTGGGATGTTTTTCTTTGGAGAAGACGCGGATGGCGATCTGTTCTTCTTCCGAATCCTGAACAATGAGGTGGACGAAGGTGTATTCGTCTGGCGACATGAGGACGATAGCCGTATCCGTGTCTCTTACACACTCGAAGCCTTTCTGGAGCAGTACATTTCAGGCAAATACGACGCCTGGAGCCTCTAA
- a CDS encoding alpha/beta hydrolase: MTTRFPSPLKPAALAALGVGVLGLLGSAWRFSDALVRAKPVRRIVKAARVLAHGEGQVKLTRTAESVRPGVLGLTWPEGHALLGPASEVTRKTVTRPVLKLEGTLPVGARVRPTSLAYGGTPATLGLDFQDVTVPAPVGELPAWLVPGERQDTWVILVHGYNGLREDALRVLPLFRRLDLPSLTITFRNAHGAPRTPDGYYRLGAAEWEDLEAAVQYAQAHGAWRVLLFGFSMGGNIVLSFLRRSPLASLVAGVVLDSPALEWRALLRHHARRLHIPWAAGPLERATVFRSKQDFAAVDHLSATDTFATPMLVFHGTADITVPVEQSDALAAARPDLVEYVRAEGAEHIRVWNVDPEGYEGAVEGFIQRVLPQPVGGGV; the protein is encoded by the coding sequence ATGACGACCCGTTTCCCCTCACCCCTGAAACCCGCTGCCCTGGCCGCGCTGGGCGTAGGTGTCCTGGGCCTGCTCGGTTCGGCGTGGCGCTTTTCGGATGCCCTGGTGCGGGCCAAGCCGGTGCGGCGGATCGTGAAGGCGGCGCGGGTGCTGGCACACGGCGAGGGGCAGGTCAAGCTCACGCGGACCGCCGAGAGCGTGCGTCCCGGCGTGCTGGGTCTGACTTGGCCGGAAGGTCACGCGCTGCTCGGCCCGGCTTCGGAGGTGACGCGGAAAACGGTCACCCGTCCGGTGCTGAAGCTGGAGGGCACGCTGCCTGTCGGCGCGAGGGTGCGGCCCACTTCGCTCGCCTACGGGGGCACGCCTGCCACGCTCGGCCTGGACTTTCAGGACGTGACCGTGCCTGCGCCGGTGGGGGAGCTGCCCGCGTGGCTGGTCCCCGGTGAGCGGCAGGACACCTGGGTCATCCTCGTCCACGGTTACAACGGGCTGCGCGAGGACGCTCTGCGGGTGCTGCCGCTGTTCCGCCGCCTGGACCTGCCCAGCCTGACCATTACCTTCCGCAACGCCCACGGTGCCCCGCGCACCCCGGACGGCTACTACCGCCTCGGGGCCGCCGAGTGGGAGGACCTGGAGGCCGCCGTGCAGTATGCCCAGGCCCACGGGGCGTGGCGGGTGCTGCTCTTCGGCTTCAGCATGGGCGGGAACATCGTGCTGTCGTTCCTGCGGCGGAGTCCGCTCGCGTCTCTGGTGGCCGGGGTCGTTCTGGACTCTCCCGCGCTGGAGTGGCGTGCCCTGCTGCGCCACCACGCGCGCCGCCTGCACATTCCCTGGGCTGCGGGTCCGTTGGAGCGGGCCACCGTGTTCCGCAGCAAGCAGGATTTCGCGGCGGTGGACCACCTCAGCGCGACGGACACCTTCGCCACGCCCATGCTGGTCTTCCACGGCACCGCCGACATCACCGTCCCCGTCGAGCAATCCGACGCCCTGGCCGCCGCCCGCCCCGATCTGGTGGAGTATGTGCGGGCCGAGGGAGCCGAACACATCCGGGTGTGGAACGTGGACCCGGAGGGGTATGAGGGGGCGGTGGAGGGGTTCATTCAGAGGGTTCTTCCTCAGCCGGTAGGAGGAGGCGTGTGA